TGGGTCGCGCTCGCGGGGTCCTCCCCCGCGAGCATCCGCTGCAGCAGGTGGGTGTGAACCTGGGGCTGCGCGGCGCCGCCCATGGTCGCGGGCACGTAGCGAAGCTCGTCGCCATCGAGCACCATCACGGGCATGAGTGTGTGCCGCGGGCGTTTTCCCGGCGCAAACGCGTTCGGCGATTCAGGATCGAGCGAGAACGAGGTGCCGCGGTTCTGAAAGATGATGCCGCTGTCTGGCTCGAGAATGTATGAGCCGAAGTCCCAGTACACCGAGTTGATGAACGACACGGCCCAGCCGTCCGCGCTCACCGCAGAAAACCCGACGGTGTCTCCGCTCGCCTTCGCGTCGCCACGGATCGGGCGCTCCGGTGCGGTAGCGGCCACGAGCTGAGCTCCCGTAGCACCGTCGAACGTCGGGTCTGACAGCAGCTGGGTGCGCACGAGGTTGCTCTCGTAGAACGCGCGGGCGAGCTCGCCGGCGCCGGCGCCGAGCGGGTCCTCGATACCTGCGGTGATCGCGTTGAGCGCGCGGAGAAACATGAACCCCGAGGTGTTCGGTGGGCCCGTCAGTACCCGCATGCCACGGAAGTCAGTTTCGATCGGGGTGTCCCAGAATGGGCGATACGCAGCCGTATCTTCCAGGGTGATCTTCGAGCCACGCCGCGCGAGCCCGGCAATCCAGGTGCGGGCGAGTTCGCCCGAGTAGAAGGCCTCTGGCCCTTCGCTCGCAAGCTGCTCGAGCGAGGCAGCGAGGGCTGGCTGCACGACAGTGTCCCCCTCCGCGAGCGGCGTGCCGTCTGGGTAGAAGATAGCGCTCGCCCCGGGATCCTTCGAGAACTCTGGCTGCGCGGCGCGCAACTCACGGGCGACTGACCGCGAGTTTGGGAACCCGTCGCGCGCGAAGCCGATTGCGGGGGCAAGGTGATCGGCCCAAGCGCGGGTCGCGCCGAGCTCGTGCAGCGCCTCCCATCCGCGAATACCGCCAGGCACCGTGATGGTGTCAACGCCGCGCAGCGGGAGGGCTTCGCCGTGTGCGTCTCGCAGCGCTTCAAGCGTCTGGCCGGACGGCGCCGTACCCGTGGCGTTCAGAAACCTGATCTCGCCGTCAGGGCTCCTGACAATAGCGACGAGGTCGCCGCCAAGAGCGACGTTGTTCGGGTAGACGACGCAGAGCGTCGCAGCTGCGGTGATCGCTGCGTCGATCGCGTTGCCCCCAGCGCGAAGCACTTCCGCACCTGCTTCGGTCGCCAAGTGGTGTGATGTCGAGATTGCGCCAAGCTGTGCTGCGGTCATGCGCGTGGCCCCCTATCTTGCGTGTCGTCGGTATCGGGTGCGGCGGAGATTCGTTGCGACCTGTCCTCGCCCTCGCCTGCGAGCGCGATCTGCTCGGCGATGTCGAGCACGTGGGCGCGGGCCTCTGCCTCCGCGAGGTCACCGTCCCCTGCGGCAATGGCTTCGAAGATGCGTCGGTGCGCCGCGCTCGACACCTGGCGTCTCGCCCGGGTTTGATAGCGGGTGCCACGGCTCGGTGCAATCTGCTGCGCGATCTGCTCGTTGATGAGTTCCAGCAGCGGGTTGTGTGTGTACTGCGCGATCGACTGGTGGAAGGCGCGGTCAAGCTCCGCATACCTGTCTTTCGCGGTGTCGCTCTCCATCGCTTCGACAAGCTCGCGAAGCTGCGCAATGTCGCGCGGCCTTGCCCGACCCGCCGTGATGCGGGCGATCGGGGGCTCAACGATCGCGCGAAGCTCCATGATGTCACGCATCTCGGCGGCTGCGGCGTTCACCGCTTCGCCCATCTGGTCAACGATACCCGAGCGCTCCCCCGGGCTGAGCACGACTGTGCCCCGACCGGGCTTGCGGTCGATGAGGCCTCGATTCTCGAGCTCGCGAAGTGCTTCTCGGATCGAGACGCGTGATACCCCGAGGTGCTCCGCGAGGGCGCGCTCCGGCGGCAATCGGTCCCCCGGCGCAAGCTCACCGTCGAGAATGAGTCGTTCGAGGTCGACTGAGAGGCGGTCCGGCAGCGACAGCGTCGTCGCGGGCTTCAGGGAGGTCCAATCCATCGCCACTCCTTTCGTGCGCATGGGTGATGTTCGGGGTCGGTTCGTGTGCCTTGCGTGGTTCTGGCCCCCTCGAAACTACCGCGATCCTGCGGCGCTCCGGCGCAATTGACGGAGCGGTTCGAAGCAGGGTATATTTGCGTCTCGTTCGAGAAGTTGGTCAGACCAACAGTTCATTAACCATACACCGAACGCCACATCAATCGATACCCGCAGAGCCGGATCTCCGCACCACAAGCGCGACCCAGGCGAGGCATCTGCCCGTATGCCCTCATGGAGAATCAATGACGAAACCCCGCCCCTCCACCGCCGCCTCGCCCGGCGCGCCGGAGCACACCACTCAACCCGGAACCGGTGTCACGACAGCCCTTGGCATCGTGGTCGATGATGCCAAGCCGAGTGGCCTCCTCACTCTCTCAGGCGTCGAAATGTGGGAGCGCTTCAGCTTCTACGGCCTGCAAGTGCTGCTCGCCTACTACCTCTACTACTCACTCGGCGAAGGTGGGCTTGGTCTCCCCCAGCCTGTCGCGCTCGGGATCGCCGGAGCTTACGGCGGCCTCGTCTACATCGCCCAGATCGTTGGCGCCTGGGTCGCAGACCGAGTTCTCGCCCCCAAGTACGTCGTGCTCGTTGGCGGCTCGGCGATCCTCGCGGGCCACATCATGCTCGCAATCGTCCCCGGGCTCACCGGCCTCATCATCGGCCTCGCGCTCATCGTGATCGGCACCGGCGGCCTCAAGGTGAACACCACAATGATGGTGGGCGAGCTGTACCCGAACGGTGGCCCACGCCGCGACGCCGGCTACTCCATCTACTACATGGGCATCACCATCGGCGCGTTCGCAGGGCCGCTCGTCACCGGCTGGCTGAACCAGTCCTGGGGCTTCCACGTCGCCTTCGGCGCAGCCGCCGCGGGCATGGCCCTCGGTCTCGGCCAGTACATCTTCGGAATGCGCCGATTGCCCGCAAGCACCGGGATGGTGCCAAACCCCCTTCCCGCAGCCCAGCGGGTGCGGTGGATCTGGATCACCGCGATCCTGATCGCCGCAATCGCCCTCGCGGTCGCCTTCGGTCTCGTGCGCCCCGACAACATCAGTAACGTCGTCGCGCTCGTCGTACTGATCGCAACGCTCGGCCTGTTCACGATGCTGCTCACCAACAGAAAAGTCAGCAAGCAGGAACGCCGTGCGGTCGTGCGCTACATCCCCGTGTTCCTCATGAGCCTCGTGTTCTGGACACTCCTGTTCCAGCTCTTCACCGCTTTCGCAGTGTTCGCCGACACGAAAATTCACCTCACAGTCGGGTCCCTCACGATGCCGCCTTCACTCATCGTGACGCTTGAAAGCCTCGCAGTCGCGGCGATCACCGCGCTCCTCGCCGTACTCTGGACCCGCAGCCGCGCGTCACGCATGCAGCCAATCACCAAGCTCGTCGTTGGCGTCATCGCGATGTCTGCTGGCGCGGCGATCATCGTGCCGTTCGGACTCGCTGCAGGCGTGACAATGCCACTGCTTATCGCGCTCCTCGTCATGGTGTTCTTCGCCTTCGGCGAATCGCTCTTCGCGCCGTCAGCCCTGTCGTTCACCGCCGAGCTCGCACCGAAGGCCGCAACGTCACAGATGACCGCACTGTACTTCCTCACCATGGCCGGCGGGTCGACCTTCGCCGGATGGATCTCACAGTCCTACCGCGAAGGCTCGGAGGCACAGTACTTCGCGATGGTCGCCATCGTCTCGCTCGCCCTCATCGTCGTGCTCGGGATCGCCTACAAGCTCGTGGACCGGGCGATGTCTAGCCGCTAGCTAAGGTGCTGACTGGGCGCTGGCCAGCCGATGGACGTGCACTGGACGTGCGCTAGCTCTCGTCGGCCGTGCGCTGGACGAACGCTGGCTGTGCGCTGGACGAACGCTGGTTCTCGTCGGTCGCGGCCGATCCAAGGGCGTCTGTTGGTCGGGGGTGCGCCACCTTTCGAGGTGGTGCGCCCCCGCTCTGTTGTCCCCGGGCCGGTGCCGTGAGGTCTGCTCGCTCACCGGGCTGATCCTCCTGTTCCCATGGGTGACCCTCCTCCTCCCATGGGTGACCCTCCTCTTCCCTGGGTGACCCTCCCCCTGTGTACCCCCGCCCCTGGTTGCCCCTCCCCTAGGTGACACTCCCTTCCTGCGCTGGAGAGCCCCTTTCTTGCAGGACAGCCACTTGCCAGCGGTAGGTGAATGCCTCGTTGGCGAGAAACATACTCTTCGGCGGGCGGGGAGGGACCACAAGGCACGACAAACGGGTGTGGCCCGGAGGAAAATCCTCCGGGCCACACCCGTCTTGCGGTGAGACTTGCTAGTTGCCAGCCTCGAGCGCTCGCGTGAGCGCATCCTCAAGCCGCTCGTCGGCCTCTGCGAACTTCTTCAGATCGCCATCCTTCATTGCCGCCGTGCGGTCATCGATGGCCTTCTTCATGTCCTGCAGCGCCTGCTTCAGCGCCGGAGAGGTCTGCGAACCTGAGCCGTCGCTCGGTTCCACGGTCTCACCGTCGGTATCGGGATCCGGGTCAGCAGGAACTTCACTATCCCCGTCTCCCGCGTTCGCGCCTGAGTTTCCGCCGAACAGCTCGTCGAGCGCCTTATCAAGCGTGTCCTCGAACGCGATGTCGTCACCGAAGGAGACAAGCACCTTCTGTAGCAGCGGGAACTTCGTGCCAGTCGACGCCTCAAGGTAGACAGGCTGCACGTAGAGCAGACCGCCACCCACAGGGAGCGTGAGCAGGTTACCGCTGATCACGCGAGTACCGCCCTGGCGCAGCAGGTTCAGCTCGGTCGACACCTTCGGATCGGTATTGAAGCTGTTCTGCACCTGGCCCGGCGCCGGGATCGTGTTGCTCTTTGGCAGCGTGAGAAGTTTCAGCGTGCCGTAGTCCTCAGACACCTTTCCGGCTTCA
Above is a window of Leucobacter aridicollis DNA encoding:
- a CDS encoding gamma-glutamyltransferase family protein, which codes for MTAAQLGAISTSHHLATEAGAEVLRAGGNAIDAAITAAATLCVVYPNNVALGGDLVAIVRSPDGEIRFLNATGTAPSGQTLEALRDAHGEALPLRGVDTITVPGGIRGWEALHELGATRAWADHLAPAIGFARDGFPNSRSVARELRAAQPEFSKDPGASAIFYPDGTPLAEGDTVVQPALAASLEQLASEGPEAFYSGELARTWIAGLARRGSKITLEDTAAYRPFWDTPIETDFRGMRVLTGPPNTSGFMFLRALNAITAGIEDPLGAGAGELARAFYESNLVRTQLLSDPTFDGATGAQLVAATAPERPIRGDAKASGDTVGFSAVSADGWAVSFINSVYWDFGSYILEPDSGIIFQNRGTSFSLDPESPNAFAPGKRPRHTLMPVMVLDGDELRYVPATMGGAAQPQVHTHLLQRMLAGEDPASATHAPRWMVEEITGDTQVSVVVEADVSDVAKEAIEAAGFALVTVPSRDESLGHSNVVRIDPGTSGEPTYTAASDPRSDGSAIVVLGAG
- a CDS encoding FadR/GntR family transcriptional regulator, yielding MDWTSLKPATTLSLPDRLSVDLERLILDGELAPGDRLPPERALAEHLGVSRVSIREALRELENRGLIDRKPGRGTVVLSPGERSGIVDQMGEAVNAAAAEMRDIMELRAIVEPPIARITAGRARPRDIAQLRELVEAMESDTAKDRYAELDRAFHQSIAQYTHNPLLELINEQIAQQIAPSRGTRYQTRARRQVSSAAHRRIFEAIAAGDGDLAEAEARAHVLDIAEQIALAGEGEDRSQRISAAPDTDDTQDRGPRA
- a CDS encoding peptide MFS transporter, translated to MTKPRPSTAASPGAPEHTTQPGTGVTTALGIVVDDAKPSGLLTLSGVEMWERFSFYGLQVLLAYYLYYSLGEGGLGLPQPVALGIAGAYGGLVYIAQIVGAWVADRVLAPKYVVLVGGSAILAGHIMLAIVPGLTGLIIGLALIVIGTGGLKVNTTMMVGELYPNGGPRRDAGYSIYYMGITIGAFAGPLVTGWLNQSWGFHVAFGAAAAGMALGLGQYIFGMRRLPASTGMVPNPLPAAQRVRWIWITAILIAAIALAVAFGLVRPDNISNVVALVVLIATLGLFTMLLTNRKVSKQERRAVVRYIPVFLMSLVFWTLLFQLFTAFAVFADTKIHLTVGSLTMPPSLIVTLESLAVAAITALLAVLWTRSRASRMQPITKLVVGVIAMSAGAAIIVPFGLAAGVTMPLLIALLVMVFFAFGESLFAPSALSFTAELAPKAATSQMTALYFLTMAGGSTFAGWISQSYREGSEAQYFAMVAIVSLALIVVLGIAYKLVDRAMSSR